A single region of the Mugil cephalus isolate CIBA_MC_2020 chromosome 4, CIBA_Mcephalus_1.1, whole genome shotgun sequence genome encodes:
- the ralgapb gene encoding ral GTPase-activating protein subunit beta codes for MDQSECRGRGHLSVLSCFPPSVARDVVVAVVTPLGTSLANPETPSLLSTDRQVKWTMEVLSYGLTLPLDKDTVKLCVDIYSDWLMALVSPKDSIPPPISRDPNLYAQKILRHLYSIFLSRCDQMSPVYRQVLCAIQSLARESSLMTRDTWEALLHFLLRINHNILAPPTAAGGGADLSMEVLLEVWMLSCSRCFPSRSLWRTCRQMLSRWRHQPAVVDQWIRAVAPLTSRLLLLTFGPSFPPFKVPDDVRIPADLDDERVPETWFRFLHLFSNPVDVTLPDVFFRAMRGVGTLVDAFLGVNKQLREQQLPNTAQTSRMEFRDQVPSLGVAVTRSPFRDRPPCYGVSRPRSGSAPPTPVNISSPAPTPAHNRQPKAVSKATSKVSVTSWSPQTSWSSQVHHWTSSSLRPPSPSPLRSNVDSLLHLFGCWLFDAAQLRDSVGQKDVSVSESWASGRAEACGTLCRIFTSKKTAEDILSIYLSRFYLVLLQNVQVSKETCPPVLASILLTSTSLFCCDLRGVNLLLPPFVPALETVLLDRELLRFKGFVNPVDLRRASILILMSLLPLPLQFGSVHSQVSLDGKLSDVTAGNFLSLMPRLTHILIGALQTETDSSNTQLILAAMLNLVQDSALLEASRQTQCGGTSRPRTTAGSSGARGTRGTGANRWTKIAQLESVVGLWVQVERLLTRGLTSQWRNDSAVCLSALEVLGGLAKVEVLVEDSERRSVVSSVCTYIMFQCSRPPPLHSRDLHSIIVAAFYCLNVWLTQHPALLDHQECLLEVLEIVELGISGSKSRQEAEVKCKEDKELNPASLRVKEAAEATLSCIMQGQRTFPSVNEDVLIGCSSLSDKSLKTFKYFVIESSVILAMLEQAPRPEQAQSPSLTLMIRGLSGCHTWTLQLHLQPREQRTQQTLVPAQHCVAQRDPGKQCGVRHELCPENTVPSVEADQSIPYLQDSVPEEVQYLLTAFRRQQEIEAQPQVKGRSVIMTTCRPPSPVSIFQMTRLFLSHLGLLTPETVKDPGVSGVPPQLVSLDSSLPGFFENLRHLDRLSSRSCLSAYIFYMKAGQGTAAEILSNVESHSSVHPHFLDFLSSLGWPVKVGGVNVASSEFLAVLGDSGGGIFDGERFVLMFADALSEISFIVPSSSHVLKTTKRTTSNMADAEHITDSAHRPNTCPSGPELKQLIVWVERFEDVETFPLSDLLSQMRTQREMRASNIQVVFVHPLRTGLYRICFHGASSRFGFVVPLVHGSVVSRRTLGFLVRETLINCCQRRWLDIDSAPPPHTRKQLISDIILRYSRRCPEPAFYSSLFHDP; via the exons GTGAAGTGGACCATGGAGGTCCTGAGTTATGGTCTCACACTCCCATTGGACAAGGACACAGTCAAACTCTGTGTGGACATctactctgattggctgatggccCTGGTGTCCCCGAAAGACTCGATCCCTCCACCAATCAGCAGAGACCCCAACCTGTACGCCCAGAAGATCCTGCGGCACCTGTACAGCATCTTCCTGTCCAG gtGTGACCAGATGAGTCCAGTCTACCGCCAG GTTTTGTGTGCCATCCAGTCCTTGGCCAGAGAGAGTTCCTTGATGACCAGAGACACCTGGGAGGCTCTGCTCCACTTCCTGCTCCGCATCAACCACAACATCCTGGCTCCACCCACTGCTGCAG GGGGGGGGGCAGATCTGTCCATGGAGGTCCTTCTGGAGGTGTGGATGCTGTCCTGCTCTCGATGTTTTCCGTCTCGCTCCTTGTGGAGGACGTGCAGACAGATGTTGAGTCGATGGAGACACCAGCCGGCCGTAGTGGATCAGTGGATTCGAGCCGTCGCACCTTTAACCTCCAG GTTGCTGTTGCTGACCTTTGGCCCGTCCTTCCCTCCCTTCAAAGTCCCGGATGATGTTAGGATCCCTGCAGACCTGGATGACGAGCGGGTCCCTGAGACCTGGTTCAGATTCCTGCATCTTTTCAG CAACCCGGTGGATGTTACGTTGCCAGACGTCTTCTTCAGAGCCATGAGAGGAGTCGGAACGCTGGTGGACGCCTTCCTCG GTGTCAACAAACAGTTGAGAGAACAGCAGCTTCCAAACACTG cTCAAACATCAAGGATGGAGTTCAGAGACCAGGTGCCTTCTCTCG GGGTTGCTGTGACCAGAAGTCCATTTAGGGACCGCCCTCCCTGCTAtg gTGTCTCCCGGCCTCGTTCTGGCAGCGCCCCCCCAACCCCAGTCAACATCTCCTCCCCCGCTCCCACCCCAGCACACAACAGACAACCCAAAGCTGTTTCCAAGGCAACCAGCAAAGTGTCTGTG ACGTCCTGGTCCCCCCAGACGTCCTGGTCCTCCCAGGTCCATCACTGGACGTCTTCCTCCCTGCGCCCCCcgtccccctcccctctcagGTCTAATGTGGATTCTCTCCTACACCTGTTCGGCTGCTGGTTGTTTGATGCTGCTCAGCTCAGAGACTCTG TTGGACAGAAAGACGTCTCTGTATCAGAGTCATGGGCGTCAGGACGAGCTGAAGCCTGTGGGACGCTCTGCAGGATCTTCACGTCTAAGAAGACTGCAGAGGACATACTGTCCATCTACCTGTCCAG gttCTATCTCGTCCTCCTGCAGAACGTCCAGGTGTCGAAGGAGACATGTCCTCCAGTTCTAGCCTCCATTCTGTTGACCTCCACCTCTCTGTTCTGCTGTGACCTACGAGGAGTCAATCTGCTGCTCCCCCCCTTCGTCCCAGCTCTGGAGACTGTGCTGCTGGACAG AGAGCTGCTGAGATTTAAGGGTTTTGTGAATCCAGTGGATTTAAGGCGGGCCTCCATACTCATCCTGATGTCCCTGTTGCCCCTCCCTCTACAGTTTGGATCGGTCCACTCACAG GTGTCATTGGATGGGAAGTTAAGTGATGTCACAGCTGGTAACTTCCTGTCACTGATGCCCCGCCTCACCCACATTCTGATTGGAGCTCTACAGACGGAGACGGACTCGTCCAACACACAGCTCATCCTAG CGGCCATGTTGAATCTGGTTCAGGACTCTGCTCTGTTGGAGGCGTCAAGACAAACTCAG tgtggTGGGACCAGTAGACCGAGAACCACCGCTGGGTCGAGTGGTGCCAGAGGAACCAGGGGAACCGGTGCAAACAGATGGACCAAAA TTGCCCAATTAGAATCGGTGGTGGGTCTGTGGGTTCAGGTCGAGCGTTTGCTGACTCGGGGTCTGACGTCTCAGTGGAGGAACGACtcagcagtttgtttgtctGCACTGGAAGTTCTGGGAGGACTGGCCAAG GTGGAGGTGTTGGTGGAGGATTCCGAGAGGAGGAGCGTTGTCAGTTCAGTCTGTACCTACATCATGTTTCAGTGcagtcgtcctcctcctcttcactccaGAGATCTGCACTCCATTATTGTTGCTGCTTTCTACTGCTTGAATGTGTGGTTGACTCAGCACCCAGCCCTGCTTGACCACCAG GAGTGTTTGTTAGAGGTGCTGGAGATTGTGGAGTTGGGGATTTCGGGCAGTAAGTCGAGGCAGGAAGCAGAGGTAAAGTGTAAAGAGGACAAAGAACTGAATCCCGCCTCTCTTAGGGTGAAGGAAGCTGCCGAGGCCACACTGAGCTG CATCATGCAGGGACAAAGGACCTTCCCGTCTGTGAATGAGGatgttctgattggctgctccaGTCTGAGTGATAAAAGTCTAAAGACGTTCAAGTATTTTGTAATAGAAAGCTCCGTGATCCTGGCAATGCTGGAACAAGCACCAAGACCTGAGCAGG CTCAGAGTCCATCACTCACACTGATGATAAGAGGACTCTCAGGATGTCACACCTGGACTCTGCAACTTCACCTGCAGCCTCGAGAACAACGAACTCAG CAAACTCTGGTCCCAGCGCAGCATTGTGTTGCTCAGAGGGATCCTGGGAAACAATGTGGCGTCAGACATGAACTGTGTCCTGAAAACACTGTTCCTTCAGTTGAAGCAGATCAGAGTATTCCATATCTGCAAGACAGTGTTCCAGAGGAG GTGCAGTATCTGCTAACAGCCTTTAGGAGGCAGCAAGAGATCGAGGCTCAGCCACAGGTGAAAGGTCGATCCGTCATCATGACAACCTGCAGGCCTCCATCTCCTGTGTCCATCTTCCAAATGACGAGACTCTTCCTGTCCCACTTGGGTCTGCTGACACCTGAGACGGTGAAG GATCCAGGGGTCAGCGGTGTCCCCCCTCAGCTTGTGTCTCTGGACTCGTCTCTTCCAGGTTTCTTTGAGAATCTGAGACATTTGGACCGACTGTCGTCCAGAAGCTGTCTCTCTGCCTACATCTTTTACATGAAAGCAGGACAGGGGACAGCTGCTGAG aTCCTAAGTAATGTGGAGTCCCACTCTAGTGTCCATCCTCACTTCCTGGACTTCCTCTCGTCTCTCGGTTGGCCGGTGAAGGTGGGTGGAGTCAACGTCGCCAGctcag AATTCCTTGCTGTGCTGGGTGACAGTGGAGGGGGCATCTTTGATGGAGAGAGGTTCGTCCTGATGTTTGCCGACGCTCTGTCTGAGATCAGCTTCATCGTCCCATCATCATCACATG TTTTGAAGACGACAAAGAGGACAACATCCAATATGGCTGATGCTGAACACATCACTGACTCTGCCCACAGGCCCAAC ACTTGTCCATCTGGCCCTGAATTGAAACAGCTGATCGTCTGGGTGGAACGCTTTGAGGACGTTG AGACTTTTCCTCTGTCCGATCTTCTGTCTCAGATGAGGACACAAAGAGAGATGCG tGCCTCAAACATCCAAGTAGTTTTCGTCCATCCTCTGAGAACTGGACTCTACCGGATCTGTTTCCATGGAGCCAGTAGCCGGTTCGGTTTCGTGGTTCCATTGGTTCATGGGAGTGTCGTCAGCAGGAGGACTCTGG GGTTCCTGGTAAGAGAAACACTGATCAACTGTTGCCAGCGGCGATGGCTGGACATTGACTCCgcccctcctcctcacacaaggaaacagctgatcagtgacATCATCCTTCGTTACAGCCGCCGCTGCCCTGAACCTGCCTTCTATTCCTCCTTGTTCCATGACCCCTAA